The genome window CATGTTTTTCGGCAAAATCTATAATTTGAGGAACTTTCGCCATTGTACCATCAACATTTGTCAATTCGCACAAAACAGCTTCATTTCCCAAACCTGCCAATTTCACAATATCAATACTTCCTTCTGTATGTCCACGTCGCTCCATAACGCCTTTTGGACGAGCGATTAAAGGAAAAACATGTCCAGGACGATTAAGATCAGTCGGTTTTGCTTGAGGATGAATTGCCGTTTTTATCGTTTGTACACGATCCGTAGCAGAAACACCAGTTGTTACACCTTCTTTTGCCTCAATCGTAACTGTAAATGCTGTATGAAAGCGCGAATTGTTATTCACAACCATCGGATTTAACTCCAACTCATTTGCTTTATCTTTCGAAATACAGAGACAAACAATTCCGCTACATTCGCGAATCATCAAAGCCATATCTGGTGCTGTAATGGTGGAAGCAGGAAAAATGATATCACCTTCGTTTTCGCGGTTTTCATCATCAATTAATAAAATTCCTTTTCCGTTTTGTAGATCTTTAATTGCATTTGCAATTCTTTCGTTGGCTGTTGAGCCAAATTGTGTGATTGTTTTCATTTGATTTTTGTTTTTATCATGAAACATCACTTCAGGGCGAAACACATTGTTAAGTAATAAGTTCAAAGTTGTGAGTCATGAGTTTTTACTCAGAACTTAATACTTATCACTCATGACTTTCAGTTGTGTTCAATTTTCTTCTCTCATCCAGACTATACTGTCGGTTTTGGAGTTTCACCAAATCAGTCCCATAACAAAGTTAAAGGAGTCGCGGACTATAACCGCCGGTAAGGAATTTCGCCTTGCCCCGAAGAAAATTTCGTTTGTTAATACTAATTTTTTATTTGAAAAATTACCATAAACTTTCACGAACAAAGTTACAAAACCAAAATGAGTTATTTATAATGAATAAAGATAAAAGATAAACAATTTTTTACCTTTAAAATTTATTAAATTATATCTTTGAAAAAAAGATTTATGAAAAAAAATTTATTCTTTGGAGCATTATTGGCTTCTACAATTTCATTTGCACAAATTACATTAGAAAAAACTTTTTCTAAAAATGAATATGTTTCTGTTATAAATAACAATAAGGATATTACTTATGTTTCAGCAACAAATGATAATAAACTTGTTTTATATAACTCTGATTATTCAATTATAAAAACAATTAGTGTTGATATGCCAAGTGATTACTCTTTACATTTTTCATATGATATATATGATCGTTGGTTATCTGTCTCTAAACATATTTTCAATACAGATGATAATTATGAATTTATTGTAGAGATAAGAAATGATAGTGATTATAAATATTTAATTATTGACGAAAACGGGAAAATTATAAAAAATTTATCTAATTCTCCTAATTATTCTTCTTACTATCCAACTGTATTTTTTGATGAAAAATCAAATAAAAATAAATTAATAATTTCACAAGTAAATAAACAAGATTATTTAGATATATATCAAGAAGTTTACTTATTACCTACTTCGTCTTTATCAATTGAAGAAGTAAAAGAAAATTCTAAATTACAAGCTTTTCCAAATCCTGCACAATCAACATTAAATATTGTTAATCCTAAAAATGGTGCAAACAATGTAGAAATTTATGATATATCAGGACGATTGATTCTAAAAAAAGACTTTAATCCTATTGAAAATAAAATTTCTATAGATGTTCAAAATTTATCTAATGGAAACTATATTTATAAAATAGGTAATTCTTCAGCAAAATTTTTAAAAAAATAAATCATTAAAAGCACCTTATTTAAAGGTGCTTTTTACAAATACCTTTCAACAATCGGTTTTATTTGATTTGCAATAAATTGATATCCTTTTTCATTTGGATGAATACCATCTTTTGAAAGATATTTTTCTTTAGTTGAATTAAAACGTGAGAAAATATCAATAAATTCTATTTGATTTTGAAGCGCTACTTCTTTTAGTTTCTGATTATATAATTCAATTTTCTGAGTTGTACGAAATTTACGTTCAGGAACTTTTATTCCATCAACCATTTTAGAAATTGGTAAAATACTTATCACATAAATGTTAGGTGTAAATTCTTTTGCTTGAGAAATTACTTCAAAAAGATTTGATTCAAAATTAGCGAGTGAAACCAATTCTACATCATATCTTTCAGCTAAATCATTTGCGCCATAAAAAAAGAAAATTAGATTTTCATCAGGAGAAAGACGTGCTTTTGTCTCAACTTCAAATCGGTTCATTAAACCTTCTGTTGTCTCACCTCCAATTCCAAGATTAAAACAATTGACTTCATTTGCATTGTTGTTATAAAATTCTGTATGACAATAACGTTTCAAAATTTCTACATAACCTCCCAAAACCCCGTCATATTCGCCGTAAGTAATACTATCACCAAAAAATAAGCAATTTGTCATCATCATCTAAAACAACACTTTATCCTCTTTTCTCAATTCTTCTAAATAAGCAGCTTTTTCGTCGCGATAAAATAAATTCATTGTTTCGAATGGAATTAATTTCAAATCTTTGTTGACGATATGTACGCAAGATTTTTTAACAGCACGAACATCAAAATCATGTGCATCCATAAAATTCATAATGATTATTCGGAACAAATTATCGTAATCTAAATCCAATTCAGGTGCACAAACTTCTGGTAAACAACAAAGTAATTGATTTACTTTTGGTTGCACTTTATCAACAGAAATTCCTGTACTAAAAATGTCTAATAATTGTACTTTCAATTGTTCATCTTGTTCGTAGACAATTGTATTTTTCGATTCGTTATTCAACAAATCCGCAGGATTAATATAACGTGTAAGCGGAATTACCTCATCATTCAATTTCAGCATATAACCCATCGCCAAAGCATCTGGATTGCACGGAACTGGAATAATATCATCTGAATTGAAAAGTGGATATTGATCAATAATTTCTTGACGAACTTCTGTTAATGT of Empedobacter falsenii contains these proteins:
- a CDS encoding SGNH/GDSL hydrolase family protein, producing the protein MTNCLFFGDSITYGEYDGVLGGYVEILKRYCHTEFYNNNANEVNCFNLGIGGETTEGLMNRFEVETKARLSPDENLIFFFYGANDLAERYDVELVSLANFESNLFEVISQAKEFTPNIYVISILPISKMVDGIKVPERKFRTTQKIELYNQKLKEVALQNQIEFIDIFSRFNSTKEKYLSKDGIHPNEKGYQFIANQIKPIVERYL
- the ribB gene encoding 3,4-dihydroxy-2-butanone-4-phosphate synthase; its protein translation is MKTITQFGSTANERIANAIKDLQNGKGILLIDDENRENEGDIIFPASTITAPDMALMIRECSGIVCLCISKDKANELELNPMVVNNNSRFHTAFTVTIEAKEGVTTGVSATDRVQTIKTAIHPQAKPTDLNRPGHVFPLIARPKGVMERRGHTEGSIDIVKLAGLGNEAVLCELTNVDGTMAKVPQIIDFAEKHEMTVLTIEDIYEYRLQLEEKKQLEFA
- a CDS encoding T9SS type A sorting domain-containing protein; this encodes MKKNLFFGALLASTISFAQITLEKTFSKNEYVSVINNNKDITYVSATNDNKLVLYNSDYSIIKTISVDMPSDYSLHFSYDIYDRWLSVSKHIFNTDDNYEFIVEIRNDSDYKYLIIDENGKIIKNLSNSPNYSSYYPTVFFDEKSNKNKLIISQVNKQDYLDIYQEVYLLPTSSLSIEEVKENSKLQAFPNPAQSTLNIVNPKNGANNVEIYDISGRLILKKDFNPIENKISIDVQNLSNGNYIYKIGNSSAKFLKK